The following proteins come from a genomic window of Aspergillus luchuensis IFO 4308 DNA, chromosome 3, nearly complete sequence:
- the gpaB gene encoding guanine nucleotide-binding protein subunit alpha gpaB (COG:D,T;~EggNog:ENOG410PFYM;~InterPro:IPR002975,IPR027417,IPR011025,IPR001019;~PFAM:PF00503,PF00025;~go_component: GO:0005834 - heterotrimeric G-protein complex [Evidence IEA];~go_function: GO:0001664 - G protein-coupled receptor binding [Evidence IEA];~go_function: GO:0003924 - GTPase activity [Evidence IEA];~go_function: GO:0005525 - GTP binding [Evidence IEA];~go_function: GO:0019001 - guanyl nucleotide binding [Evidence IEA];~go_function: GO:0031683 - G-protein beta/gamma-subunit complex binding [Evidence IEA];~go_process: GO:0007165 - signal transduction [Evidence IEA];~go_process: GO:0007186 - G protein-coupled receptor signaling pathway [Evidence IEA]) translates to MGSCVSTEATGDAESKRRSQAIDRKLEEDSRRLRRECKILLLGSGESGKSTIVKQMKIIHQNGYTVEELALYRLTVYKNLLDCTKSLIAAYHQFSLEPSSQKVRDYIQFLSDYNIDPDPNIPLDSRVGDAITYLWNDPCTSNVLEHQNEFYLMDSAPYFFDEAKRIASPDYIPNVNDVLRARTKTTGIYETRFTMGQLSIHMFDVGGQRSERKKWIHCFENVTSIIFCVALSEYDQVLLEESNQNRMMESLVLFDSVVNSRWFMRTSIILFLNKVDLFKQKLPRSPLNHYFPDYSGGNDVNRAAKYLLWRFNQVNRAHLNLYPHLTQATDTTNIRLVFAAVKETILQNALKDSGIL, encoded by the exons ATGGGTTCGTGTGTAAGCACGGAAGCGACAGGAGATGCGGAGTCGAAGCGGAGGAGCCAAGCAATCGACCGAAAACTAGAAGAGGACTCTAGGCGGCTACGGCGAGAGTGCAAGATCCTATTGCTTG GTTCCGGAGAAAGCGGCAAGTCGACCATCGTCAAGCAAATGAAGATCATCCACCAAAATGGGTACACAGTTGAAGAGCTGGCGTTATATCGCCTAACGGTCTACAAGAACCTCCTCGATTGTACCAAATCTCTCATAGCAGCCTACCACCAGTTCTCGCTAGAACCTTCAAGTCAAAAAGTCCGCGACTACATCCAATTCCTTTCCGATTATAACATTGACCCTGATCCAAATATACCCCTGGATTCTCGGGTCGGTGACGCGATAACGTATCTCTGGAATGACCCTTGTACTTCCAATGTGCTGGAGCATCAGAACGAATTCTATCTGATGGATTCTGCGCCATA TTTCTTTGATGAAGCTAAGCGGATAGCTTCCCCAGATTACATACCCAACGTAAATGATGTACTCCGCGCGCGAACCAAAACGACAGGTATATATGAGACGCGATTTACCATGGGCCAGCTTAGCATACA TATGTTCGATGTTGGCGGCCAGCGGAGCGAGCGGAAGAAGTGGATTCATTGCTTTGAAAACGtaacatccatcatcttctgcgtGGCGCTGAGTGAGTATGACCAAGTATTATTGGAGGAGAGCAATCAG AATCGCATGATGGAAAGCTTAGTCCTGTTCGATTCCGTGGTCAATTCTCGATGGTTTATGCGAACGAGCATAATTCTTTTCCTAAACAAGGTCGATCTTTTCAAACAAAAGCTTCCTCGATCTCCATTGAACCATTACTTTCCGGACTATTCCGGCGGCAATGACGTGAATCGGGCGGCCAAATACCTTCTTTGGAGATTCAATCAAGTCAACAGAGCGCATCTGAATCTTTACCCTCA TCTGACTCAGGCTACCGACACGACGAATATCCGTCTGGTATTCGCCGCTGTAAAGGAAACAATCCTGCAAAATGCCCTCAAGGATTCGGGTATTCTGTGA